In Leptodesmis sichuanensis A121, the following are encoded in one genomic region:
- a CDS encoding AAA family ATPase, with product MRDRIQRLTDNLGQVIVGKQDAIRLVLVALLSGGHTLLEDVPGVGKTLLAKSLARSIDGKFQRIQCTPDLMPTDITGTNIWNPRSGEFEFLPGPIFANVLLTDEVNRATPRTQSALLEVMEEQQVTVDGISRFVPSPFFVIATQNPVEYQGTFPLPEAQMDRFALSLSLGYPTEAEELQMLQRLQDQAIAQELQPCISLEEVKELQRLSTQVKVETSLQQYILNLVRATREDEEITLGISPRGTVALQRATQALAFLEGRDYAIPDDVKYLAPYVLTHRMIAAGGRSARAIVERLLNTVAIP from the coding sequence ATGAGAGATCGAATTCAGCGTTTAACAGATAACCTGGGACAAGTGATTGTGGGCAAACAGGATGCGATTCGGTTGGTATTAGTCGCGCTCTTGTCCGGCGGCCATACCTTGCTAGAAGATGTTCCGGGTGTAGGCAAAACCTTGCTGGCAAAGTCCCTGGCCCGATCGATCGACGGCAAGTTTCAGCGCATTCAATGTACCCCTGACCTGATGCCCACCGATATTACTGGAACCAACATCTGGAATCCGCGCAGCGGCGAATTTGAGTTTCTGCCAGGGCCAATCTTTGCCAACGTACTGCTGACGGATGAAGTCAATCGGGCCACCCCCCGCACCCAATCTGCTTTGTTAGAAGTGATGGAAGAGCAACAGGTGACCGTAGATGGCATTTCCCGGTTTGTGCCCAGTCCTTTTTTTGTGATTGCCACTCAAAATCCCGTGGAATACCAGGGAACATTTCCGCTGCCAGAAGCCCAGATGGATCGGTTTGCCCTTTCCCTGTCGCTAGGATACCCGACTGAAGCCGAGGAGCTACAAATGCTGCAACGCTTGCAAGATCAGGCGATCGCTCAGGAACTGCAACCCTGCATTTCCCTGGAAGAAGTGAAGGAACTGCAACGTCTGAGTACCCAGGTTAAGGTGGAGACATCGCTGCAACAGTACATCCTGAATCTGGTGCGGGCCACACGGGAAGATGAAGAAATCACACTGGGAATCAGTCCTAGAGGCACAGTTGCCCTCCAGCGAGCGACTCAAGCCCTGGCCTTTTTAGAAGGTCGGGATTATGCTATTCCCGACGATGTGAAATATCTGGCTCCCTATGTATTGACTCATCGGATGATTGCCGCTGGAGGACGAAGTGCGCGGGCGATCGTGGAGCGGTTGTTAAATACCGTGGCAATTCCGTGA
- a CDS encoding response regulator, translated as MSSTSIAYVNTARTLASVSQQRATGELTLANGEHRWRLYFFQGRLVYATGTLHRVRRWNRAIQRYCPAFHAAQAPPGEPWEYQLLSQSVAQQQVKVSQAEGIIKTSLEEVLFSWVSNPALSTNWSAVQRFSFKDNLALSLLLSAAEVEEVLERAQQLWKHWKTLELESLSPYKSPILKQHLQTDAAIAASPLANLSSFLTGRYTLWDIACHAQRPVTTVTRFLLPWVQRGAIALEEIADLPNPLKLPPPVKPVAAQPVRPTIACIDDSSTVTQALASILEPAGYKVLKILDPLTGIATLTTSKPDLILMDLVMPNVNGYDLCSFLRKTPIFQNTPIIILTSQNGIIDRTRARLSGASDFLTKPPDPQALLNLVRNYLKAMMSGTPTVNCQCWEDEEVEG; from the coding sequence ATGTCATCTACATCCATTGCTTATGTAAATACCGCCCGCACCTTAGCCTCAGTCAGTCAGCAACGGGCGACTGGGGAGTTAACGCTGGCAAATGGAGAGCACCGATGGCGACTGTATTTTTTTCAGGGTCGGCTCGTCTATGCCACTGGCACCTTACATCGGGTGCGTCGCTGGAATCGGGCCATTCAGCGGTACTGCCCAGCCTTTCATGCTGCTCAAGCGCCTCCCGGCGAACCCTGGGAGTACCAGTTGCTCAGTCAAAGTGTAGCCCAGCAGCAGGTGAAAGTTTCCCAGGCAGAAGGCATTATCAAGACGAGTCTGGAGGAAGTGTTATTTTCCTGGGTGAGCAATCCGGCGTTGAGCACCAATTGGTCAGCCGTGCAGCGATTTTCGTTCAAGGATAATTTGGCCTTAAGTCTGTTGTTATCTGCCGCTGAGGTAGAGGAGGTTTTAGAGCGAGCGCAGCAACTCTGGAAACACTGGAAAACCTTGGAATTGGAATCCCTGAGTCCTTACAAGTCACCCATCCTGAAACAGCATCTGCAAACTGACGCTGCCATTGCCGCTTCTCCCCTGGCAAATCTCAGTTCGTTTTTAACAGGCCGATACACCTTATGGGACATTGCCTGTCATGCCCAACGACCTGTCACTACTGTTACCCGCTTTTTACTGCCGTGGGTACAACGAGGGGCGATCGCGCTGGAGGAAATCGCTGACCTGCCCAACCCCCTGAAGCTCCCCCCACCCGTCAAGCCCGTCGCGGCCCAGCCTGTCCGCCCAACCATTGCCTGTATTGACGATAGCTCCACCGTGACTCAGGCGTTAGCCAGTATTTTGGAACCAGCAGGCTATAAAGTCTTGAAAATTCTGGATCCACTCACAGGAATTGCTACCTTAACGACCAGTAAACCCGATCTGATTCTCATGGATTTGGTCATGCCCAATGTGAATGGCTACGACCTGTGCAGCTTTTTACGCAAAACTCCCATCTTCCAGAATACTCCCATTATTATCCTGACCAGTCAGAACGGAATTATCGATCGCACCCGCGCCCGCCTATCCGGAGCCTCCGATTTCCTCACCAAACCCCCAGATCCGCAAGCACTGCTGAATTTGGTAAGGAATTACTTAAAAGCGATGATGTCTGGTACTCCCACGGTGAATTGTCAGTGTTGGGAGGATGAGGAGGTGGAGGGGTGA
- a CDS encoding ABC transporter ATP-binding protein, with protein MTGSTTHPSTQSYRSKRETDWRLFKRLIPYGLRNGRVFLFSMLLLIPAAIAGAVQPILIGDAISIIRQEPTRLSFLNQLPLTTGINLVAGLLLLTLVARTLLDAWQGYLVQEVGQGITADIRDDLFHHVTSLAMRFFDRTPVGRLITRLTSDVESLGDVFSTGAIGIIGDLFSILVIAVAMFLLQWELALLLVIMLIPVTILIVYFQQQYRKANYRAREELSALNSMLQENIVGIGVVQLFRREQFNAQQFQQINKRYIKEIDRTIFHDSAISATLEWISLVAIAGVLWLGGVLVLGNHLSIGLLSAFILFAQRLFDPLRQFAEKFTAIQAGLTAIERVSDIMSEPIEIRDAEVTQTLYADPAAATGEIRFEHVWFGYKPGEYVLKDLNFTIRPGEKVALVGPTGAGKSSIIRLLTRLYEASEGRILVDGIDVRELPQIELRRHMGVILQDGFVFAGDVKSNITLGEEYSFEEIRSAAERTNVADLIERLPEGYDTPLRERGTNLSGGQKQLLAFARAAIRDPKILVLDEATASLDVGTEAQIQEALERLLAGRTAIIIAHRLSTIRNCDRILVLKRGQLVESGSHEELLAQQGLYASLYHLQMLEV; from the coding sequence ATGACTGGCTCAACGACTCACCCTTCGACCCAATCCTACCGTTCTAAGCGGGAAACAGACTGGCGTTTGTTTAAGCGGCTGATTCCCTATGGGTTACGAAATGGTCGGGTGTTCCTGTTTTCCATGCTGCTGCTGATCCCGGCTGCGATCGCCGGAGCCGTCCAACCGATTCTGATTGGGGATGCGATTTCCATCATTCGACAGGAACCTACCCGGCTTTCCTTTCTCAACCAATTGCCGTTAACTACAGGAATTAATCTTGTTGCGGGCCTGCTGTTGCTGACCTTAGTGGCCCGTACCCTGCTGGATGCATGGCAGGGCTATCTGGTGCAGGAAGTGGGGCAGGGCATCACGGCAGACATTCGGGATGATTTATTCCATCACGTTACGTCGCTGGCCATGCGCTTTTTTGACCGCACTCCTGTCGGTCGATTGATTACTCGCCTGACCAGTGATGTAGAGTCGTTGGGAGATGTGTTTTCTACGGGCGCGATCGGCATTATTGGCGATTTGTTCTCCATCCTGGTGATTGCGGTAGCCATGTTCTTATTGCAGTGGGAACTGGCTCTGTTACTGGTGATCATGCTGATTCCCGTGACCATTTTGATCGTTTACTTCCAGCAGCAGTACCGCAAAGCCAATTATCGGGCCAGGGAAGAACTGTCTGCCTTAAATTCAATGCTACAGGAGAATATTGTCGGCATTGGCGTGGTGCAGTTGTTTCGGCGGGAACAGTTTAATGCCCAGCAGTTCCAGCAAATTAACAAACGCTACATCAAGGAAATCGATCGCACTATTTTCCATGACTCGGCTATTTCTGCCACCCTGGAATGGATTTCCTTAGTGGCGATCGCGGGGGTGCTCTGGTTAGGCGGAGTGCTGGTTTTAGGGAATCACTTAAGCATTGGGCTATTGTCGGCTTTCATTCTATTTGCTCAGCGGTTATTCGACCCCCTGCGGCAGTTTGCCGAAAAGTTTACAGCGATTCAGGCAGGATTGACGGCGATCGAGCGGGTCAGTGACATCATGAGTGAGCCGATCGAAATTCGGGATGCGGAAGTGACTCAAACCCTTTACGCCGATCCTGCCGCCGCTACGGGAGAAATTCGCTTTGAGCACGTCTGGTTCGGCTACAAACCAGGGGAATACGTGCTGAAAGATTTGAACTTTACTATTCGTCCAGGGGAAAAAGTGGCGCTGGTTGGCCCCACGGGAGCCGGAAAAAGCTCGATTATTCGGCTGCTGACCCGACTCTATGAAGCCAGCGAAGGCCGAATTTTGGTAGATGGCATCGATGTGCGGGAGTTGCCGCAAATAGAACTGCGTCGCCACATGGGAGTGATTCTGCAGGACGGCTTTGTCTTTGCTGGAGATGTGAAAAGCAATATTACTCTGGGAGAGGAGTACTCCTTCGAGGAAATTCGATCGGCAGCGGAACGCACCAATGTGGCGGATTTAATTGAACGCCTACCGGAAGGATACGACACTCCCCTGCGAGAACGGGGCACCAATCTATCCGGTGGGCAAAAGCAACTGCTGGCCTTTGCGCGGGCGGCCATCCGCGATCCCAAAATTCTGGTGCTGGATGAAGCGACAGCCAGCCTGGATGTCGGCACGGAAGCCCAAATTCAAGAAGCCCTGGAGCGACTGCTAGCAGGCCGTACAGCAATTATTATTGCCCACCGTTTATCGACGATTCGCAATTGCGATCGCATCCTGGTCTTGAAGCGCGGCCAACTGGTGGAATCCGGTAGCCATGAAGAACTGCTTGCCCAGCAAGGTCTGTATGCCAGCCTCTACCACCTGCAGATGTTGGAAGTTTAA
- a CDS encoding ABC transporter permease produces MKCYLRVLKLFWTTALAAELEYRVNFLIAALSSLGGLAGSLFSLFLFYRTGYTFQNWSWQQALIVLGVFTVLQGFSATFLAPNLNRIVRHIQQGTLDFVLLKPISSQFWLSAHTLSPWGLPDLLFGCVIILYAGSHLSLPVSAYLLSLVPIACGFLILYSLWFMLGAMSIWFVKIYNVTEVLRGLLEAGRFPMAAYPTAYRFFFTFIVPVAFLTTVPSEVILGRGEWIWTLGAGLLALFLFWASNAFWKFALRFYTSASS; encoded by the coding sequence ATGAAATGCTACCTGAGAGTACTAAAGCTATTCTGGACGACAGCTCTGGCGGCTGAATTGGAGTACCGGGTGAATTTTCTGATTGCAGCGCTGAGCAGCTTAGGGGGGCTGGCAGGGAGTTTATTTAGTCTGTTCCTGTTCTATCGGACTGGCTACACGTTTCAAAACTGGAGTTGGCAGCAGGCGCTGATCGTCTTGGGAGTCTTTACGGTATTACAGGGATTTTCGGCTACATTCCTGGCTCCTAACCTGAATCGAATTGTACGACACATTCAACAAGGCACCCTGGATTTTGTTTTACTGAAACCGATCAGTTCTCAATTCTGGCTGTCAGCCCACACTCTGTCTCCCTGGGGATTGCCTGATCTACTGTTTGGCTGTGTAATCATTCTTTACGCTGGCAGTCATTTGAGTCTTCCTGTCAGTGCTTATTTGCTCAGTCTGGTGCCGATCGCCTGTGGGTTTCTCATCCTCTACAGCCTCTGGTTCATGCTGGGAGCCATGAGTATCTGGTTTGTTAAAATTTATAATGTGACAGAGGTGCTGAGAGGCTTGCTGGAGGCAGGACGATTTCCCATGGCGGCTTACCCAACGGCCTACCGCTTCTTTTTCACATTCATCGTTCCAGTCGCGTTTCTCACCACCGTTCCATCAGAGGTGATTTTGGGACGGGGGGAATGGATCTGGACACTGGGAGCCGGACTGCTGGCTCTATTTTTATTCTGGGCCTCCAATGCTTTCTGGAAATTTGCCCTGCGCTTCTACACCAGTGCGTCGAGTTAA
- a CDS encoding nucleotide-binding protein yields MSQFDPPSDFEKVLISLFEQEGWKATLAPPGSKGYDIELERDGECVAVQVRQQRAKTHAGQLEKFIDFLEQPMSARFTKGFLISASGFTPSVFTFMRTEEIIDVALGSFQNNQIVWEDGEIPPPPPRPHVTYIGVFTCKGGVGKTTISAHLAGAFALNGYDVVLIDLDRQSNLRKLLGDGVYLPGPKGQLGATITVLNYNEWDEQEYPDARIVICDCSPEYDANPEEFLERFDYCIIPTTLNPLGINKNADVIKRTFAAIRRVNKEAELFVLINNYHSDEDRRNHILNDLLKTEFKSMIADDVHCHYIDPEDVAIRYSKQLLYWGYHIVENGKPQLAFREIGGRSLPRTDFLKLLDYLEHHSDIEKVKS; encoded by the coding sequence ATGTCACAGTTCGATCCCCCGTCCGACTTTGAAAAGGTTTTAATCAGCCTCTTTGAGCAAGAGGGATGGAAAGCAACCCTGGCTCCTCCTGGCTCAAAAGGGTATGACATTGAGTTGGAGCGCGATGGCGAGTGCGTCGCTGTCCAGGTCCGTCAACAACGGGCTAAAACTCATGCGGGTCAATTGGAAAAGTTTATTGATTTTTTAGAACAGCCGATGTCGGCCCGGTTTACCAAAGGGTTTTTGATTTCTGCCTCTGGCTTTACTCCTTCTGTATTCACGTTTATGCGTACAGAAGAAATCATTGATGTCGCCCTGGGCAGCTTTCAGAACAACCAGATTGTCTGGGAGGATGGTGAAATTCCCCCACCTCCGCCGCGTCCGCACGTAACTTACATTGGGGTGTTTACCTGTAAGGGAGGCGTTGGGAAAACGACGATCAGCGCTCACCTGGCTGGAGCCTTTGCCTTGAATGGGTATGATGTTGTCCTGATTGACCTCGATCGCCAGAGTAATTTGCGAAAACTGTTGGGAGATGGCGTTTACCTTCCTGGCCCCAAAGGACAGTTAGGCGCAACCATTACGGTACTTAATTACAACGAATGGGACGAGCAAGAGTACCCTGACGCTCGGATTGTTATTTGCGATTGCAGTCCAGAATACGATGCCAACCCGGAGGAATTTCTGGAGCGATTCGACTACTGCATCATTCCTACTACCCTCAATCCTCTGGGAATCAACAAAAATGCGGATGTGATTAAGCGGACGTTTGCGGCGATTCGGCGGGTGAATAAAGAGGCAGAGTTGTTTGTCTTAATCAACAACTACCATAGCGACGAAGATCGACGGAATCATATTTTGAATGACCTGTTGAAGACAGAATTCAAGTCCATGATTGCGGATGATGTCCACTGTCATTACATCGATCCAGAGGACGTGGCTATTCGCTACAGCAAACAGTTGTTGTACTGGGGCTACCACATTGTCGAAAATGGCAAACCCCAACTCGCCTTTCGCGAAATTGGCGGACGATCGCTCCCCCGCACCGATTTCTTAAAGCTGCTCGACTACCTGGAACACCACTCGGACATTGAAAAAGTGAAAAGTTGA
- a CDS encoding ABC transporter permease: MVEYRAELVLWVLAGSLPFILMGIWSKAAATGQFGLSPVEFARYFLATFLVRQFTIVWVIWEFEKEIVEGRLSFRLLQPLSPVWHYLASHQAERLARLPFALLLIGLFFLLYPQAFWVPSLSQIVLFLLFSALAFGLRFLMQYTLSMFAFWTERASALEQFWFLFYLFLSGLIAPLSVFPPAVRTIALWTPFPYLINFPASLLVGLPVNMTQGILVILGWGILFYLLCRWLWKKGLRQYSGMGA; the protein is encoded by the coding sequence ATGGTGGAGTACCGGGCGGAACTGGTGCTGTGGGTATTGGCTGGCTCCTTGCCGTTTATTCTGATGGGGATCTGGTCAAAGGCGGCAGCGACGGGACAGTTTGGCTTATCTCCAGTAGAGTTTGCCCGCTACTTTCTGGCAACCTTTCTAGTCCGGCAATTTACGATCGTCTGGGTGATCTGGGAGTTTGAGAAGGAAATCGTCGAGGGTCGCCTGTCCTTCCGACTGTTGCAGCCCCTATCTCCGGTCTGGCACTATCTGGCCTCCCATCAAGCGGAACGATTGGCCCGCCTGCCCTTTGCTTTGCTGCTGATTGGCCTCTTTTTCCTGCTGTATCCCCAGGCATTCTGGGTGCCCAGCCTGAGCCAAATTGTGCTATTTCTGCTCTTCTCTGCCCTGGCCTTCGGGCTGCGGTTTCTGATGCAGTACACCCTGTCGATGTTTGCCTTTTGGACTGAACGAGCCAGTGCCCTGGAACAATTCTGGTTCCTGTTCTACCTGTTTCTTTCGGGGCTGATTGCCCCTCTGAGTGTGTTTCCGCCTGCAGTACGGACGATCGCTCTCTGGACTCCCTTCCCCTACCTGATCAACTTTCCCGCCAGTCTGCTGGTTGGCCTCCCTGTCAACATGACTCAGGGAATCCTGGTGATTCTGGGCTGGGGGATTTTGTTTTACCTGCTTTGCCGTTGGCTCTGGAAAAAAGGCTTACGTCAATATTCCGGTATGGGAGCGTAG
- a CDS encoding ABC transporter ATP-binding protein: MPAILAENLTKVYPVAIKEPGLLGTAKHLLRRTYRNVKAVQSISFQIEPGEVVGFLGANGAGKTTTLKMLTGLIHPSEGKVLVAGHVPFQRKATFLRKITLVMGQKQQLIWDLPALDSLRINAAVYGISDRDFHQQVDTLSEMLSLEGKLSQPVRKLSLGERMKAELLAALIHRPQVLFLDEPTLGLDVNAQASVREFLREYNQLYGATVLLTSHYMADITALCPRVIVIHQGELIYDGSLEGLVDRFAPCREVEVELAHPCPPEKLALYGDLETVEGAMAKFLVPQEQLTQTVAKILSDLEVVDLAVTEPPIEEVIGRVLRSGAIS, encoded by the coding sequence ATGCCTGCAATTCTGGCTGAAAACTTAACCAAGGTTTACCCGGTTGCCATTAAAGAACCTGGCCTGCTGGGAACGGCAAAACACTTGCTGCGCCGCACCTATCGCAATGTTAAAGCGGTGCAAAGCATTTCCTTCCAGATTGAACCTGGAGAAGTTGTGGGTTTTTTGGGGGCGAATGGAGCCGGAAAAACCACGACCTTAAAAATGCTCACCGGCTTGATTCATCCCTCTGAGGGAAAGGTGCTAGTCGCGGGTCATGTGCCATTTCAACGCAAAGCCACTTTTCTCCGGAAAATTACGCTGGTCATGGGGCAAAAGCAACAGTTGATCTGGGATCTTCCGGCCCTGGACTCGCTGCGAATTAATGCGGCAGTTTACGGCATTAGCGATCGCGACTTTCATCAGCAGGTGGACACCCTCAGCGAAATGCTTTCCCTGGAAGGGAAGTTATCCCAACCCGTGCGTAAACTGTCCCTGGGAGAGCGCATGAAAGCAGAACTGCTGGCCGCTCTCATCCATCGTCCCCAGGTGTTGTTTTTAGATGAGCCAACTCTGGGATTGGATGTCAATGCTCAGGCCAGTGTGCGGGAGTTTTTGCGGGAGTACAACCAGTTGTATGGAGCCACGGTGCTGCTCACCAGTCACTATATGGCTGATATTACGGCCCTTTGCCCACGAGTGATTGTAATTCACCAGGGAGAACTGATTTATGACGGCAGTTTAGAAGGACTGGTCGATCGCTTTGCCCCCTGTCGAGAAGTTGAAGTGGAACTTGCTCATCCCTGTCCACCAGAAAAGCTGGCTCTATACGGCGATTTAGAAACCGTTGAAGGCGCGATGGCAAAGTTTTTAGTCCCTCAAGAGCAGTTAACCCAAACCGTTGCCAAGATTTTGTCTGACTTAGAAGTAGTTGATTTAGCTGTGACGGAACCTCCGATTGAAGAGGTGATTGGGCGAGTTTTGCGATCGGGGGCTATCTCATGA
- a CDS encoding phage holin family protein, which yields MSFLIPFIIGVIITAISLLIISKIPFLGIEVDGVGKALLSGVVFGVLSWLLGWMAGSKILNVLTLGLLWLVVNTIIFGLSAWIVEGFRLRNGILSAILGAIALTFVNSVLFKILSLVFPTVVPAI from the coding sequence ATGAGTTTTTTAATCCCGTTCATTATAGGTGTGATCATCACTGCCATCAGTCTGTTAATCATTTCAAAAATTCCGTTCCTGGGTATTGAGGTAGATGGAGTCGGCAAAGCCCTCCTCTCAGGGGTTGTGTTTGGGGTACTGAGTTGGCTGCTGGGCTGGATGGCTGGTTCTAAAATCCTGAATGTTCTAACGCTGGGGCTACTGTGGCTGGTTGTAAACACAATTATCTTTGGCCTATCTGCCTGGATTGTTGAAGGTTTCCGGCTACGGAACGGCATTTTAAGCGCCATTTTAGGCGCGATCGCCCTCACCTTTGTCAACTCAGTTCTGTTCAAAATACTGAGCCTTGTATTTCCTACCGTTGTACCTGCAATTTAA
- a CDS encoding SIMPL domain-containing protein, whose translation MNFSWFGSDSTHQNYWPAVAAGIAMVGILLAAHPVLAQEKQLRTLTVTGRGTERIPTTLTQVRLGVEAQGKTANEVQQEVARRSNTVVSLLRSRQVERLETTGINLSPTYRYDNGVQTLTGYTASNMVSFRIQTQKVGTLLDDAVKAGATRIDGISFVASDSAIASAQKLALQAATQDAKSQANAVFSTLGLTAREVVNIQINGAFTPPPRPLPADAMQGKTFAAAPAPTPVLGGEQQVEAAVTLQISY comes from the coding sequence ATGAATTTTTCCTGGTTTGGGTCAGACTCAACCCATCAAAATTACTGGCCAGCAGTAGCTGCTGGAATTGCCATGGTGGGAATTCTGCTGGCTGCCCATCCGGTGCTGGCGCAAGAAAAACAGTTACGAACCTTAACCGTGACGGGGCGAGGGACTGAACGAATTCCCACTACCCTAACTCAAGTGCGGCTGGGAGTGGAGGCCCAGGGAAAAACAGCAAATGAGGTACAGCAGGAGGTCGCGCGTCGCTCCAATACCGTGGTGTCTTTACTGCGATCGCGGCAGGTCGAGCGGTTGGAAACAACGGGAATTAACCTCAGTCCGACCTATCGCTACGACAATGGAGTGCAAACGCTGACAGGCTATACAGCTAGCAATATGGTGAGCTTTCGGATTCAAACTCAGAAAGTCGGGACATTACTGGACGATGCGGTGAAAGCTGGAGCTACCCGCATTGATGGGATCAGTTTTGTGGCCTCTGATAGCGCGATCGCCAGTGCTCAAAAGCTGGCCCTACAAGCAGCCACTCAGGATGCCAAATCTCAAGCTAATGCCGTCTTTAGCACGCTGGGTCTGACCGCTCGGGAGGTTGTGAATATTCAAATTAATGGAGCCTTCACTCCACCACCTCGACCACTACCAGCCGATGCAATGCAAGGAAAAACCTTTGCCGCTGCACCTGCCCCTACTCCTGTGTTGGGAGGTGAACAACAGGTAGAAGCTGCCGTTACGCTTCAGATTAGCTACTAA
- a CDS encoding single-stranded DNA-binding protein — protein MSLNVVTLVGRVGGDPDVKYFESGSVVCNLTLAVNRQSRNTDQPDWFNLKLWGKTAEIAANYVRKGSLIGVTGALELETWKDRNTGANRSKPVIRVDRMELLGSKRDNEAPMSDGGYDDEF, from the coding sequence ATGAGTCTTAATGTAGTTACTCTGGTTGGACGTGTGGGTGGCGATCCGGATGTCAAGTACTTTGAATCCGGTAGTGTGGTTTGTAATCTGACCTTGGCCGTTAACCGTCAGAGCCGTAACACAGATCAACCAGATTGGTTCAACCTGAAGCTATGGGGCAAAACAGCCGAGATAGCAGCTAACTATGTTCGGAAAGGCAGCCTCATTGGAGTTACAGGTGCTCTGGAACTGGAAACCTGGAAAGATCGAAATACGGGGGCAAACCGCTCTAAACCAGTCATCCGGGTAGACCGTATGGAACTGCTGGGTTCCAAACGAGATAATGAAGCCCCGATGTCGGATGGCGGCTATGATGATGAGTTTTAG
- a CDS encoding GGDEF domain-containing response regulator: MDASILLIGGDDFLSTLLDRVHNLLNCAVEVASNPGEAVPLIQAQQPDLIILEENQLGSLKLCCEIKEQAKLAWIYCILIETPAQVLDEPWLDYIWDLESKTIALEGGADAYLRLPLERTDGKPLSPEILAKQDQLLRSQILVGLRTVKNHRELMRTNDILSAIALSDPLTELNNRRALDWELPRQIQNARTRSEVLSLVMLDVDYFKRINDLYGHPVGDRALQLVSSRLRHNLRFRDTLFRYGGEEFVIILSNTDQKEALLVARRLCRLIGEQPFDIDSGLELNITISAGTATLDAKDDARGSSLLKRADRNLLRAKSSGRNRVVGSIDALQDMDSE, translated from the coding sequence ATGGATGCTTCGATTCTGTTGATCGGAGGTGATGACTTTCTCTCAACACTTCTGGATCGAGTCCACAATTTGTTGAACTGTGCCGTGGAGGTTGCATCAAATCCAGGTGAGGCGGTGCCGCTGATCCAGGCTCAACAACCTGACTTAATTATTCTGGAAGAAAATCAGCTTGGTAGTCTGAAACTATGTTGTGAGATTAAAGAGCAAGCTAAGCTGGCCTGGATCTATTGCATTTTGATCGAAACTCCTGCGCAGGTGCTGGATGAACCCTGGCTAGACTATATCTGGGATTTAGAGTCCAAAACGATCGCGTTAGAGGGTGGGGCAGATGCTTATCTCCGGCTACCTTTGGAAAGAACGGATGGCAAACCCCTGAGTCCTGAGATATTGGCAAAACAGGATCAGTTGTTGCGATCGCAAATCTTAGTGGGCCTCAGAACGGTGAAAAATCACCGTGAGTTGATGCGAACCAATGACATTCTTTCAGCGATCGCCCTGTCTGATCCTCTGACTGAATTGAATAATCGTCGTGCTCTGGACTGGGAACTGCCTCGACAGATTCAAAATGCCCGTACTCGCTCTGAGGTGCTGAGTCTGGTCATGCTAGATGTCGATTACTTCAAGCGAATTAATGATCTGTACGGTCATCCTGTGGGCGATCGTGCTCTGCAACTGGTTTCCAGTCGCCTGCGTCATAATTTAAGATTTCGGGATACTCTGTTTCGTTACGGAGGCGAGGAATTTGTCATTATCCTTAGCAATACGGATCAGAAGGAAGCTTTGCTGGTTGCCCGTCGTTTATGTCGATTAATTGGCGAACAACCCTTCGATATTGATAGTGGTTTAGAGTTGAATATTACGATCAGTGCAGGTACAGCTACCTTAGATGCGAAGGATGATGCACGAGGGAGCAGTTTACTGAAACGAGCCGATAGGAATCTTTTACGGGCAAAGTCCTCCGGTCGAAATCGGGTTGTGGGTAGTATTGATGCCTTACAAGATATGGATTCCGAGTAA